In one Candidatus Moraniibacteriota bacterium genomic region, the following are encoded:
- the recG gene encoding ATP-dependent DNA helicase RecG: MPSLQTKLILVPRIGPKYTAVLKKLNIETVEDFLMHFPFRYEDYSERVPIGNLSTGTTATVMGEVVKSKLIRTWKKKMLITECFIKDETGIVRAVWFNQPYVSDSLTEGKGARLSGKVFEDAKGLFFSNPAWELSSRVPTNTGRLVPIYPETEGLTSKWIRWQMQSLIKYADEIKDPVPENILKDLHLPNLKEAIYYAHFPKTLKQSVLAQKRIAFDQMFLAQLASQNVKNLWNKKQAISISFDEKLIKKFVESLPFSLTNAQRKSAFQILKDIEKTLPMNRLLNGDVGSGKTVVAAMAILNAVNAGYQVSLMAPTEVLARQHFDSISKLFSKQNISIALLTNSYQIVKNDKIKRIELLNEIKNGKIDFVIGTHALIQKDVKFKNLVLVIVDEQHRFGVDQRAYLQQKISEINDGLPDKTPHLLSMSATPIPRTLALAFFGNLHLSVLDEMPKNRKKIITKIINGRDRENTYDFVRQEVKNGQQAFIIFPLVEESSKMTELKAATEEHERLSKNIFPDLNLALLHGRLKSNEKEKIMRDFEDKKYDILVSTSVVEVGIDIPNATIMIIEDADRFGLAQLHQFRGRVGRSNMQSYCFLFTSSSSSLAKDRLKALEKYSSGFDIAEKDFEIRGPGEFFGTRQSGIPDIAMQNVTNVKLIEISQSYAEKILKESPDLKKYPLLEKELEKFNQNVHLE, translated from the coding sequence ATGCCTAGTTTGCAGACGAAACTTATCTTAGTGCCAAGGATAGGGCCAAAATACACCGCTGTTTTAAAAAAACTTAACATTGAGACTGTTGAGGACTTTTTGATGCACTTCCCTTTCCGCTATGAAGATTATTCAGAAAGGGTTCCTATTGGCAATCTTTCTACCGGAACAACTGCAACTGTTATGGGCGAAGTTGTGAAAAGCAAACTGATCAGAACCTGGAAGAAAAAAATGCTCATCACGGAATGTTTTATAAAAGATGAAACCGGCATAGTCCGTGCTGTCTGGTTCAATCAACCATATGTCAGTGATTCCCTAACTGAAGGCAAAGGTGCACGTCTTAGCGGAAAAGTTTTTGAGGACGCTAAGGGATTATTTTTTTCCAATCCAGCTTGGGAACTTTCTTCGCGCGTTCCGACTAACACCGGCCGGCTTGTTCCGATTTACCCGGAAACAGAAGGATTGACTTCTAAATGGATACGCTGGCAGATGCAATCCTTAATAAAATACGCGGATGAAATCAAAGATCCGGTTCCTGAAAATATTTTGAAAGATTTGCACCTGCCAAATCTGAAAGAAGCCATTTACTATGCGCATTTCCCGAAAACACTAAAGCAGAGCGTTTTAGCTCAAAAGCGGATAGCTTTTGATCAAATGTTCTTGGCACAGTTAGCTTCACAAAATGTAAAAAATTTATGGAATAAAAAGCAGGCTATTTCCATTTCTTTTGATGAAAAACTGATAAAAAAATTTGTTGAATCACTTCCCTTCTCTCTTACAAACGCCCAGAGAAAATCAGCTTTCCAGATTCTAAAAGACATTGAAAAAACACTACCGATGAACCGGCTGCTTAATGGCGACGTTGGCAGCGGGAAAACTGTTGTAGCTGCTATGGCAATTTTAAATGCTGTAAATGCCGGCTATCAAGTTTCTTTAATGGCTCCCACGGAGGTTCTGGCGCGGCAGCATTTTGACTCCATTTCTAAACTATTTTCAAAACAAAATATTTCTATTGCCTTGCTGACAAATTCTTATCAAATAGTAAAGAACGACAAGATAAAACGTATAGAATTACTAAATGAAATTAAAAATGGAAAAATTGACTTTGTCATTGGTACTCATGCCCTTATACAAAAAGATGTAAAATTTAAAAATCTTGTTTTGGTTATTGTTGATGAACAGCACCGCTTTGGAGTTGATCAGCGCGCATATCTCCAACAAAAGATTTCTGAAATAAATGATGGACTTCCAGATAAAACACCTCATTTGCTATCAATGTCTGCGACTCCAATCCCCCGAACGCTGGCTTTGGCTTTTTTTGGCAATCTTCATCTTTCCGTACTGGATGAAATGCCTAAAAACCGCAAGAAAATCATAACCAAAATAATCAACGGCCGTGACCGCGAAAATACATACGATTTTGTACGGCAGGAAGTTAAAAATGGACAGCAGGCATTTATTATTTTTCCTCTTGTAGAAGAATCGAGTAAAATGACAGAACTCAAAGCCGCTACCGAAGAACATGAGCGACTTTCAAAAAATATTTTTCCTGATCTTAATTTAGCGCTTTTACATGGAAGATTGAAATCCAACGAGAAAGAAAAAATCATGCGTGATTTCGAAGATAAAAAATATGACATTTTAGTTTCCACTTCAGTTGTAGAAGTTGGCATTGATATACCCAACGCAACCATTATGATTATTGAAGATGCGGATCGTTTTGGATTGGCACAGCTTCATCAATTTCGCGGACGCGTTGGACGTAGCAATATGCAGTCCTATTGTTTTCTATTTACTAGTAGTAGTTCTTCTCTGGCTAAAGACAGACTGAAGGCTTTGGAAAAATACAGCAGCGGTTTTGACATTGCCGAAAAAGATTTTGAAATCAGAGGTCCGGGAGAATTTTTCGGCACCCGCCAATCGGGCATTCCTGACATTGCTATGCAGAATGTGACCAATGTGAAACTCATAGAAATTTCCCAAAGCTACGCTGAAAAAATCCTTAAAGAAAGTCCAGATCTCAAGAAATATCCCCTGCTTGAAAAGGAACTGGAAAAATTCAATCAAAATGTGCACCTTGAGTAA
- a CDS encoding phosphomannomutase/phosphoglucomutase, translating into MNEKIFKAYDIRGIYPEEINEQDVYKIAKAYCEFVKPSEVVIGCDVRLSSPSLKNAAIKAVTDQGIKVIDVGEISTDMLYFSVANYGYAGGFSITASHNPKEYNGAKFVREKSKPISSDTGLFEIRDIALKDDQRIENLELSEENLKLIEKKNIMDDYINKIRSFADFSKFKKFKIVANPNFGVGGRALDQLLENSNIEVIKLNWESDGNFPKGRPDPLIPENREEISKLVMESGADFGVAWDADADRCFFFTEKGEFIEGYFITALLGKIFLQRNPGATILHDPRLIWAIADIAKENGGKDIINKSGHAFIKERMRNDNVVFGGEMSAHYYFRDYFYCDNGLIPFVMMLEFLSEQEKTLSEIMQEMFWNKYFVSGEINSEVSDVKAKISEAKEKYAPQAKSVDEIDGVSIEFDNWRFNLRGSNTEPVIRLNVEAKSKELMEEKRDELLKIIRG; encoded by the coding sequence ATGAATGAAAAAATCTTTAAAGCCTATGACATCCGCGGAATTTATCCAGAAGAAATAAACGAGCAAGATGTTTACAAGATCGCTAAAGCTTATTGTGAATTCGTAAAACCGAGTGAGGTAGTCATTGGATGCGATGTCAGACTTTCTTCCCCATCGCTCAAAAATGCAGCCATAAAAGCAGTTACGGATCAGGGTATAAAAGTCATAGATGTCGGCGAGATATCCACTGATATGCTTTATTTCTCCGTAGCCAATTATGGTTATGCCGGAGGATTTTCCATCACTGCTTCTCACAATCCTAAGGAATATAATGGCGCTAAGTTTGTCCGTGAAAAATCAAAGCCGATTTCATCAGACACTGGCCTGTTTGAAATCAGGGACATAGCCTTGAAAGATGACCAACGAATTGAAAATTTGGAATTATCAGAAGAAAATCTTAAGTTGATAGAAAAGAAAAATATAATGGATGATTATATAAATAAAATTAGATCTTTTGCCGATTTTTCAAAATTCAAAAAGTTTAAAATTGTTGCTAACCCAAATTTTGGAGTTGGCGGCAGAGCTTTGGATCAATTATTAGAAAATAGCAACATAGAAGTTATAAAACTAAACTGGGAATCAGACGGAAATTTTCCAAAGGGACGTCCTGATCCTCTTATTCCGGAAAATCGCGAAGAAATTTCTAAATTAGTGATGGAAAGTGGAGCTGATTTCGGAGTAGCCTGGGACGCAGATGCTGACCGCTGTTTCTTTTTTACAGAAAAAGGAGAATTTATTGAAGGCTATTTCATTACCGCTCTTTTAGGAAAAATTTTCCTCCAAAGAAATCCGGGAGCAACTATCTTACACGATCCTCGTTTAATTTGGGCCATTGCTGACATTGCTAAAGAAAATGGTGGCAAAGACATAATAAACAAATCCGGGCATGCTTTTATCAAGGAAAGGATGAGAAATGACAATGTAGTTTTTGGAGGAGAAATGAGCGCGCATTATTATTTCAGGGATTACTTTTATTGTGATAATGGCCTTATTCCCTTCGTGATGATGTTGGAGTTTCTTTCCGAACAAGAAAAAACGCTCTCCGAAATCATGCAGGAAATGTTCTGGAATAAATATTTTGTCAGTGGAGAAATAAATAGCGAAGTTTCGGACGTAAAAGCAAAGATATCAGAAGCTAAAGAAAAATATGCACCGCAAGCCAAGAGCGTAGACGAGATTGATGGAGTTTCGATTGAATTTGATAATTGGAGATTTAATCTC